In Edaphobacter aggregans, the sequence TCGACATCCGCACGCCTCGCGAATGGAACGTCGGACACCTCAACGGCAGCATCAACGTTCCGCTCGCCCATCTCCAGCAGCGCATGGACGAGGTCCCACACGACCGCAGAATCGCCGTCCACTGCGCCGGCGGATACCGCTCCTCCATTGCCGCCAGCATCCTCCACCAACACGGCATCACCAACCTGATCGAGCTTGCAGGCGGCATCACGGCGTGGGAGGCGGCAAAACTCCCAGTGATTACCAGCTAAATCCGATACGCCTGTCGCCGATCCTTAAAATAGAAAGGCACGGCTTCAGCCGTGCCACGCCCCAAACCCAGGAGCGCCTGCTCTTCGAGCACCTTTCTTCAGATCTTTGGCGAAAACGTCACCAGAATCGTGACGAAGAGCAACCCAAAAAGAATCAGCAGCGGTTGCCACCACCGATCCAACCAAGACGATTCACTCGACGAGCTCATCTCAACATCCTCCTTCCCCGATCCTAACTGAGAACGAAGCCACTCTCAATCTTCTCCTCGCAATCGCGGTTATGCAGTACCCGCCATCACCGCAGCCCCAACAGCAGAACTCACGGCTTCGTCGTCATCGCAAAATCTGTCAAGCCCATCGCCTGCGGAAAACACATCTTCAAGCCCACATAAAACCGCATCAATCCAGCGATTCGAAGTCTGAAAAGAAATCCTCAAAACCTGCCAAATGATTTCCCTCAACTCGCTAAACTGTTAATAGAAGTAATTCCGACCAATTTTTTTAGACACGAGGAAAGGTAAACCCTAAAACCTTTATTTGGAATACTTTGTGGAACGACCGCGAATAGAATCAATACCTCGCAAGCGAAGTATAACAGTAAGTCTTTTATCTCCAAGACTTTAGACCAAACAAGATAGCCAGGGGATACCGCTTCAAGCTTCAGCCGGGACTAGGAACCGCCAATGACCGATCTCTACTCGCAAGCCCAATCCGCAGCCGAATACATCCGCAGTAAGGTCTCGTTCCGACCAGAAATCGCCATCATCCTCGGCTCCGGCCTCGGCAACTTCGCCTCGCAAGTCGAGAACCCCACCATCATCCCCTACGCCGACATCCCCAACTTCCCCCAATCCACCGTAGTCGGCCACTCCGGCAAACTCGTCCTCGGCACCATCGCAGGAATTCCAATAGCTGTCATGCAGGGCCGCGTCCACGCCTACGAGGGCTACTCGATGGCCCAGGTCACCTTTCCCACCCGCGTCCTCGCCCTCCTCGGCGTCCAGCAGCTCATCGTCACCAATGCCGCTGGCGGCATCAACACCCGCTACGGTCAGGGAGCCATCGTAGTCATCTCCGACCACATCAACCTAACCGGCACCAACGCCGCCCTCGGCACCAACGATCCCCGCTTCGGCCAGCGATTCTTCGACATGTCCGCTGCATACTCCCCCGCTCTGCGCAAGCTAGCCATCGCCGAAGCCGGAAAACAAGGATGGACTCTCGACGAAGGCGTCTATCTCGCCGTCCTGGGCCCCAGCTACGAGACCCCTGCCGAAATCCGCGCCTTCCGCACCCTCGGCGCCGACCTGGTCGGCATGTCCACCGTCCACGAGGTCATCGTCGCCCGCCACATGGGCATCGAAATCCTCGGCCTCTCCGTAGTCACCAACATGGCCGCCGGAGTCCTGGACGAACCCATCAACCACGAAGAGGTCATGGAGATAGGCCGTCGCATCGAAGACCAGTTCACCACCCTCCTCACAGCCCTGATCCCCCAACTAGCAATCCAAACCAAATAGCGCCACAATCGGGTGCCCCATCTTCGCGACAGTCTCATCATCGCGAAGGTGGGCAATCGTGCGAAAGCGCGATACGCTTTTTGCCTAAACTCATAGATACCGCCAAAGAAAGGAGCAGATCATGCCAGACCAACACGCCCAGCAACTTCTGCTCCCGCAACGCCCACTCATTCTCGGCATAGCAGGCTGCTCCGGCTCCGGCAAAACCACCCTGGCCCGCGAACTCACCACCCAATTCAACGCGACCCTACTCCCCCTCGACTTCTACTACACCTGCCTCAGCCATCTGCCTCCAGCCGAGCGAGCCCTCCAAAACTTCGACCACCCCGACTCCCTCGAGCACACCCTCCTCGTCGAACACATCAACACCTTAGCCAACAATCAACCCATCGAACGCCCCATCTACGACTTCGCCACCCACACCCGCATCCCTAACCGCACCGAAACCATCCACCCCGCCCCCGTCCTCATCGTCGAAGGCATCCTCGCCCTCCACTACGAACGCCTACGCCCCCTCTACGACTTCAGCATCTACGTCAACGCCCCCAACAAAATCTGCCTCAACCGCCGCATCTATCGCGACATGCGCGAAC encodes:
- a CDS encoding purine-nucleoside phosphorylase; this encodes MTDLYSQAQSAAEYIRSKVSFRPEIAIILGSGLGNFASQVENPTIIPYADIPNFPQSTVVGHSGKLVLGTIAGIPIAVMQGRVHAYEGYSMAQVTFPTRVLALLGVQQLIVTNAAGGINTRYGQGAIVVISDHINLTGTNAALGTNDPRFGQRFFDMSAAYSPALRKLAIAEAGKQGWTLDEGVYLAVLGPSYETPAEIRAFRTLGADLVGMSTVHEVIVARHMGIEILGLSVVTNMAAGVLDEPINHEEVMEIGRRIEDQFTTLLTALIPQLAIQTK
- the udk gene encoding uridine kinase: MPDQHAQQLLLPQRPLILGIAGCSGSGKTTLARELTTQFNATLLPLDFYYTCLSHLPPAERALQNFDHPDSLEHTLLVEHINTLANNQPIERPIYDFATHTRIPNRTETIHPAPVLIVEGILALHYERLRPLYDFSIYVNAPNKICLNRRIYRDMRERGRTEESVRAQFEATAKPMADLYVLPSAAHASIIVEGTDALDWSVEQILKRLHQLNLTRNL